The segment ttattattgaaatatttatcttttttcatGCATACTGTTAGGTGTTGTTCTACTGTAAACGGTCAGGGAAAttatagaataaataaataaaacaccttaTTTCTCACTTTTTATTTGACTGGCCAGGGGCACTTCTTTTTGTAGTTCTGATCTCACTTCAGTCAATATGAGGGCAccatcttttggtttatttcatGCACTACATCTTCTGCCCCGTTAGTATTTAGATTGTTGGATATTACATTTGTAATTTGGGTTTTCACCACATAAAATTGAGCATTCAATTAATGGAGCAACAAAATTAATCAAAGAGCAATACaatcaacataatttatttagtcattaaaaagttaatcaactgaaaataaaaatctaagtatatatataagtaCTTAACTAAAAAGCATGAAATatacacaaaatgtttttctttgggtGCTGTGATGACAAAtagcatttaaaatgtatgtattgtGTGAATACTAACACGTTATATAAAGCAGCAGAGAGGTTGAGGTGGAATGTATGGcacttgaattatttttttctgcatgacACATATATCAGTCTGCATATTGCATACACAGGTACGGCCAGGCTGGGGACTCCTGCAACAAGAAATATCGCTGCATTGATCCAGGAAGGGTATTCCACTGATGCCAGAGCTGGAAACTCCTCCTGTAACCAGAAAACTTTACGATCAGTGAATTAGGCATTATACTTATTTGCTTAAAAGAAGAAGCGTAACAAAATCAAATGCGAATACATTTCAAAGTGGTTTAAAGTTAATGTTGGAGTGTGACAGGACTTACTGAAACAAGTTTTCCCCCACGGGGGACAAACAAAGAAATTCAAAGTGTCACAACGTGTCATATCTTACAGAGTCAGGGTCCCAAACTTGGTAGGTGAGCTTCTGTTGTGCTTGAGTCACCAGATAGAAAACTAGGATGACCAAGACAATCAAAGGACTGACGACTCTCCATGTAACCTGCCAGAAGATTGATGGCTTGTGTCCAACCATGAACTCTATGTCCTTGTTGAACCTATTTCAAAAGAGTGTTAAAACATATGTTGTTATACGATGACTGGCATACCTGGAAGAATTTAAAAGATAATATGTTGAATTAATAGTAAGTTTGGAAAGAATAACTCACCTGTCTATGCCATAGATGTAGACAACAGCAATCATTTCAAAGAATCCAATGGTCAGTAGAGGGACTGATCCAGCAAAATTATCAAAGAAAGTGACCCAATAAAGTCCTGAACTCTGCGTAAACAGCAGGCATATTATGAATGAGACAACGCATGTCAGCCCTGAAACAGACATACAGAAAACCAGTGGAGGTTGTGTTAAAGCCTGATTAGAAGACAGATACTACAGATGTTTAAGGAAATAGTCAGGTTACCAGTCAGTACTTCGTGGGGCCATTTTTTAGGAAATATTCGTAAGTCTTTCAAGGGGACCACCACTCCCTCAATGTTGCCAAACAGAGTGGAGAGTCCAAGGCAGAGGAGCATGATGAAAAAGAGGACAGACCATATCGGAGAGCCAGGCATTTTGGTGATGGCCTCCGTGAAGACGATGAAGGCCAGACCAGTTCCTTCCACTCCCTGAGCAAGCAAACACATAACAGAAAATGCTTATAGTATTACCAATCTAATGGACATTCACTAAAGATGAACTGAACAGCTATTTATGGATGATGCCTGATCTGCAGTTTTGACATCCTGATGCTGATTTAGATGGTTTTCGATTTctcttttagaaatgtaatcaaCAACATTTCAAACATTGCTTATCAGCCTGCCTACAGGAAGTGGTCAATAATTGTTTATAATAGGAGTGGAGGTGACATTACAGAATATGGGAGAGCCGTCACTGTAAGAGACAACGTTAACTCatactttaaaacaaagaacagaggaTCGCTCTGTTGACATTTTGAAATGCTGTTAAGCATATTTTATTAGCGATTCCTTTGTTTGGCATTTGTAACTGCTAATGTCATTCTCTGTGTGTTTTCCCCAGAGAGCCCAGacgtgggccaaaattgttCAGTTGAAAGTACTTGTTAATCAAAActctttttaaacttaaaaacccaaaaataaTTATGTGCATTCAAAAACGCTATATTGTGATGAATTAGAAAACAGATTTATAAGTTATTGTAGAGCAGAAACATAATAAGGGTCTCacacaaatgccttttttacAGAACATTAAACAGGTTTATATATTTCTTCAGGACTGATGTTTTCCATTTTGTGGGTCAATAAAATTGTTTGTCTATTCTCATCAAAAAGAACATGTCATGATCCACTAGAttgtgtttgtgcttttttgtatGGGTTTTATCTTTCTATATGTAATTCTTTTCTCCGTGTTGATTAATGTTGTTTAGGTCTTGAGATATTAGTTTATTTCTTGGCATTTAGTTTCTGACATATTGTGTCCCTATTgtgcatttttagttttttccctTACCTTAGTGTTAGAGTTGTTgttccttttgtgtttttggttcatctccctctgttttctttgtgtttattggTCTCTCtccccccgcctctcgcccattgaatgctggagataggcaacagcacccctcgcgaccccacaagggataagcatgacggaaaatggatgaatggatggtcTCTTTCCCTCAGTTTCCTTGCTCAGTACTCTCCCTCAGCTGTTTAACATCCGCCTGATTAGACTCACCTGGTTTCTATTTCACTAACCACACCTATGTGTTTAAGCTCCCTGATTTTCTCTGTTCCTTACTGGTTTCTTCCCTTGTGTCCTACCTGGTGACTTGTCCCCCACTTCTCTTGCCTGGCCTGTACATTTTGTCGTTTACAAAATCATTTAATCCACCATGATGTTCCTATCTGCACTTTGGTCTTTTTACAACCTCACAACCACAGAAGACAATGACAATGACCGACGAAACCAGCCTGCACAATGAAAACCATATTTTTATCTGCTGAAATCCATTTTGGGTCAATTAATTCTGAGTTATTCTCTCGAGTTGGGTTGTCGCGCAGGTCATGCAAGCCCATATAAGAGCTGTGAACATTTATACTTGACATGGACGTACAGTAGGTGCTGTATTCTCCAAAAACACAGAAGGGCAATACTCAACATAACCAGTGGAAATGCAGTAAGATAAGAAGCAGTTGatgtcacacacaaaaaatggcCACACGCGGTATCGTAAACAATCATGTAGTTCATGGCAACTAAACAGAAACTGTCTGTAAAGCCAAggatcttttttaaataaaatgtttaaagaacactttgctttattaaataaaaactgactgCTTTACATATTGTGGGCTGTTGTATTAGACTTGATTTTTGCCGCAAGTGATTGGAACAGAAGTCAaaatccttgtttgtacccacaaacttgaCCAGTAAACTCACCTGAAATCTTTGATATCTAAAAGCATGCCAATAATAAGTGTAGCTATGCTGGTTTCAGTCACAGAATAAACAATAACAAACTTGAAACTTCTGGGCCATTTCATGTCAGTACAGGCAAACTTGCTTGGTTAGCGCACCTTTGAATTCCTCCAATTTAAATGAAACTTGCATGCGAGGTCTGCACCAAGTTACAAAAACTTGGAGGTCCACAACCTTGCACTGCGAGGGTGGGATCAGCACGATTCCATCACTTTTGGCGCTCGCGCACACTCCGTCAAGTATAAACCTAGCCCCATTCACCATTCTAACGAGCTGTCACTACATGGCGGCTCCTTGTTGtaccccaaaaaataaaatagagttAGCTTCCAATAACTTCTAATGGCTTTTGTGCTTCCTCtaaaactgcttttaaacacGTTGCTGATGTGTTGAAAAAGCTTACTTTAAGCCTTCTTCCCCCAGTAACAATCTGATACACATAAAGGGTTGATGTCAGCACAAAACTGGTAAAACAAATGTATGTTGCATTTAGGGATcagaaaaagatcagattttagAATATGTGAATTTTCAATCTCCTGATCGTGCCAGGTGACTCCTGGGTGCATTTCTAGCATTTATCAAAGAGTTCACCTCACTGAGGAGTTTCTGCATGTCACAGGTTCGGAGGTCCAGTCCCAGAATGACATCAGGATAGGAGCTGTTCAGATTATTAAAGGCTGCATCATAGCTGCTTGACGTGATGTTGTCCTCAGGAAGAtcaaatgtatttaacagtCTCACAATGTTTctaagaattaaaaataagacaAGTTCGGGTTATTTTAGACAGTTATGATGTAGTCTAATCATCGGTTGTCTTTTACCCGTCATATGCATCAACAGTAAGACAATTTAGCGCACTCACTCAGTGATACAGGAGTCGTATTTCTCAGTGGCTCTGAAGCCAATGATGGAGTAGGTCACCAGGGCAGCATAGACTGAAGTGAGTCCAGTGACCACAGAGAGGATCACAGCATCTTGCACACAGTTGTTGctgagaaaaaaagcaagaaaaagacTCAGGGACTACACTCTCAGGAAGAAAAATGGCACAGTAGCTACAACATGTCCATCTCTTACTGAACAGGGTTGTAGCTTGAGAAGGAGATTAGGCCTCCCCATGCCAAGCCGAAGGCGTAAAACACCTGAGCTCCTGCATCCAGCCAAGTTGTTGGTTTAATCAACTCCTCCACCTATAGGAGGTCAGTACACAGTACAGAGACATGTTGCTTTGAATTATGAcgttcacaaaaataaattctgctttgtttaaaaataactatttGTGAAACGCACGTCTGGGGTGAAGAGGAATTTTATTCCGCTCACGGCACCTTTCAGAGTTGCTCCTCGGATAAGGAAGATTCCCAGCACTATATATGGCAGGATTGCTGTGACGTAAACTGCCTGAGGCCATGAGAAAAAAAGTGGAATACGTGGTTATGAGAAGGCACAGCTGGCCCAAAGCACAAGCAAACATGCTGTATAGTGGCTATTACATTAAGTTAGGGCCTCCACACCACAAGGGGGAATCGTCACAGAAGTCGGGTttagtaaatgttttattaaaagtatGTAACGATTATTTGTCTTTGTGAGGAATGccatttttctattatttaaaaacatgaactaACCTTGCCTGAAGTGCTTATTCCTCTAATGCAGCAGATAGCTACAATTGTCCAGGCTGTGAGCAGACAAACCACCATCGGCCACTGGATTCCCCCAGATTCTGCTATGGAGCCAGAACTATTCAGAGTCTCTCTGTAAAAGAAATAATCCACAGTGGAGCTCCGTTGGCATTCCGGTACAAATTCTGaattaggaaaaataaaaacaaaaggaaagatATTTAATCAGCAATTAAATGTGGCTGGTCAAGTCAACATGTGTTGGCTGAAAATGTGCAAGTAGTTATGATACCTGTCATATTTCCATTAAGTGGACACTGAGTCCAGGGCAGAGGCTGTTGAAAAGAATTGAAAAGATACCACAGGATCCAGGCTATTAGGGTGTTGTAGTACAACCCAACCAAAAACGACACCAACATGGAGGCGATGCCTATGCAACACATATCAATATAgatgtgagaaaaaaagtcaagatACTTAAATTTAAGATTTTGTTTATCGCACTCACCAATGCCGGTCAGATAGGGGTTGATGGCCCTCCACACCCCCACACTGCCTTTCCTCAGACGTTGGCCAATGGCAAACTCCATCAGCAAGAGAGGCATTCCTTCCAGCACCAGCAGGATCAGGTAGGGGATCAAAAAGGCACCTGAGGTGAAATTATTGTAACTTGTCTTAATGGAATAAGTCGTGTCATGGGAAGCCTTTTCAATCTAATGAGCATTACTAAGAAGAAGCTAACTGTTTAAAAAGCCTGGAGCTAATCTAGCTagcaataaaacatgattacATATCTCAGATTTTGTGCTATTGTAGAATTGAAGAAATCTCCAAAATTCCAGCaataacattgttttaacatCCACATTATGTAAAACACTGAAGAGTCAAGTGATTTACCTAATTGTTGTATATTCTTACAAAATCAGATCAGTTAGGACAAGGCTAGGTTTTAAACACCATGGGATGGTCCCCAGTATCTGGACTAAAGACTTTTTCTCATTCCTGTTCTTTCCACACTGACTTGCCTATTATAAATCGTATTGAAAGTCCTTTCAGAAGAATAAATGCAGTTCTAACAGCCCTGCATTTAATTTGGTTCTGAAGTTCAAgtccaggatttgaacccacaaTTCCATGCAGTGActgcataaaacaaaacaaaaccaacaaacaacAACCTTGAATTAGATACGTCTGTGGATTTCCTTGACACAGTgtcaacaatttaaaaaaaggcctGAATACATAATCTGACTTGTATTTGCTTTTATGTCTCTCTGAAAGCTGCAACATCTACATCCTTTTTTCGTCATCAAACCTCTGGTTGGATATATTTTAACTCTCTTGGCAGAATTAATAGAGTTGATTTAAGCTGATTTGATTTCATGCCACAGACTTTGTTTTATacatcatccaaaaaaaaaagaagaaaaaaaaaaaaagaaaaacatcaagaaaattaaaaaaaactacgaTAAAGCCAAAATGGGCACATTATTCTAGCTTTTATTTATCACTGCTATTGTATGTTGTTTAGTTAATAGTTTTAAACCTTCATACAttttacttctacttgagtgatattatttcaaagtaatgcTACTCTTAGAGGTGTGTACAGTTCATGGCTACTTGACCCATCTCTAATTACTTTGCTGGaagaaaagcacattttaacCAAAAAGGCAGTTTACACTGACACATACCAACACAATTAATATTAAAGTGACTTGTTTTGTACAAAAAGCTCATTGTTCTCTTGTTATATTACATCTGCTGTACCTTTTTGAGGTCTAGCAAACATACAGTTGTCACGATCACCAGGTGTTGTGATTGGAGTTTTGACTTGATCTTTAAGTTTCTGAGGTTGTGCTTTCCTTAGTTATTCTCCTATGCTCTTTATtcttacacatttgtttataatGTAACTACTTTGTGGATTAGTTAGTTGATTTTGTTCTTACTTAATCCTAtgtacattttgttatattcctTGTTAGATTCCTTCATGCATTTCTTTTCGTTACAGTGTTTCATtagtttcagctgtttctctttCCACCTTCTCCTTCTGGACCTGGGATGGTGGTGCACTGGCCACAGGTTCACTACTGCTTTCGTGCTgcagggcagtcatcaccctcctgccTAAAAAGGGAAACCTGCAGGATATTAAGAACGGCTGCTCTCTTCAAAGACTTGGACCTGGAGGACAATGCTGAGGTTCAGGCTCGCCGCTGGTCTGATCGGCAAGATTCAGGTGATGTACAGCAGCATTGAGAGCGTGTTAAAGATTAACagtggtctgtgtgctccttttagagGTGTAGAACAAGGCCGCGCGCTGTCCGGTATCCTCTACGCGCTCTCCCTGAAGCCCCTTCGTCAATAGATATGTTCCAGTGTTCACGatttggttttacctggttttaatagcAAAGgggttttatctgcctatgctgatgatgtCATTGTTTTTACTAGAAATCAGCATGATTATCTGGGATGTCGACCGACTGACCCAGATAATCAGATAATTGCTGActgaaccagacttgaccagatgcaggTGGCACACACAAGAACTGCAAACACCACAGCGGCAGAGCACAGGTAAGGTGATGAGACGGTCTGGcagtgagtgaggcaggtaaatgataggctggtgaacaggtgagcagagtaggaactgattagtggcagcaggtggagctggtctGGGCTGATGACTGAGCTGGTCTGGATATTGGCTGGTGACAGCCTGAAACTTCAAGTCCAAAAGAaaccaacaaaaacctaaattatGACATAAAGATCCTTTTCAgccttttaagtgtttttagtctttttggaacagattttatttttttttttctatttactgGAGGAGTCTGCCAAAACAAAAGGAATAAGCAAAAGTccaacttttacatttttcttaatCAGCAAAGCAAAGATGACCCTTTATTTGTGACGATCTCGGCACTGGCTCTGATCTTTTCCTTTTGTTCAGTACACCTGCTCATTCTCCACCCTGCCCGCAATTAGTCCTCAtcggttccacctgttttcaccTCCTTATAATCCCTGTGCAGATCAGAAGCCAGTGCCAGATcggtaatgcacctataagttgtttgccaaccgccaaaaaaacctaaaagaagaagaagaagaagaagaagaagccagtgccagattgtctcaagccaccTGTAAGAGCATTCCAGCGTTTCCTTGTTCTGCCTGTCCGTGTCTGACCTGATTCTGCCCTCTgttaccgagcctgcctgttcccCGTTCTGATTCTGCCTGGAGCGTTGACCCCCGCATGTGAGTACCGGATTCTGCCTTGCCCCTGTGATTATTCTGAGCCCGCCTGTTATCGGACCTGGACCGGACCCGGACCTCGCCTATCGGATTCCCCtctctgtgctgccgctggataACTGCCTCTCTGTGATCGAACCCGGACCCCCCTGGATAACGCCCCTGGATTTCCCTGAACGGATCGTCTGCCCGCCTGTAGTCGCTCTACGGCTTCAGTCCTGGAACCCCGGCCCGAAGTTAAAGCCCAAGCTTCGGAGTCCCActaccaggttagtgatccagccTCCCTCATTATTGCCCGACACCACcagctgatcactaacctgttgtctctgctgcagggagGTTTCCGGTCTCTGAGCGAGCAGCGAGCTCCAAGTGCCTGCGGCGGCGCATCTTTAATAAACTTTCTtaaaacgtcactgacctgtctgGTTTGAATCCTGGATCCAGTTTCCTGTTCATTACATTATTTACTTGTGCCtcagagacagactgcagaaggacctcaccttgatactgtggctctgtggaagtgcaatgTTAAAGCCAGGCTTAGGCTTTAGTATAACTTTCACACAGCCAcacagaacatggaggattttaagCAATTGTGATGTTTTTATAAGATTGTATGTATTATGTCAATCAAAGGAGAACTACAGTATAACAAAATTCttatttaaatccttttttaaagGTTATACTAATGTCATGCTTGTTTTTAACTAAATAGTTCTGTATGATTTGACTCTTTAGTAAATAAAGTGTtgataaaagtataaaaaagtgTTCTTTATCTTCCTTCTTTATGGTGGTTGACAAACAACTACAAGGTGCATTACTGTCACCTTCTAAATTGGAGTATGGATCATCAGCTGTCTCTCCAACTATTGTGACGACCCCGTCAGTCCACTAGGGGTCTctgctttttcctttctttctttttcctttcaggAAGTGGTCGGATGGCTGGGCTGCCTGATTGAGCACACCTGGATGCTGTTAAAAGGCTGGTTTCATTCCAGCCACGCCCTGCTTGGTTTGGCCTCCAGATGGAATCTGGTGGGAGCAGGCAGCAGCGCTTGTGCACTACTACAAGTTGTGGTCGCTACACATGGgtcttctaaataaatgttttttcacctAGATCTGCTCGTCTGCCTCCCGTTCTTGTCATAGCCTTTGAGCTGGGCGTGACACTACATATTCTATTAAATGTACCTGTTCTCTTCAAAAATCTGAAACTATCACCAAAAACTATGTTCCCAGGTGATAGTTGTACACCACCATCTTGGGCACCACCATCCGCCTTCCACCGTGACCACCTCTGCCTCCTCTTCCACCCGCCACCACTTCTGCCTCGTCCCCTGCCCCGTGTTGACATccttattattaatttattttttatttcaatgtagATTCCAAACTAAAAATTCTCACTCGTGTAAAATTTTTTGGCACTCCAAGAAAATATGTTCTATAGTTTCCAGCTGTCCATAATACTCACAAAAACCTGTATCATGCTTGTTAATGATTTTAAGCATGCTATTTAATCCTGTGGGACCAAATCTCATCCTTGATATAATATCCTCTTCTTTATTCTGCCACATTTACTAAATTCACCCACTTTCTTTTGGATACTGTTAAAAATCTAGCCTTATCTAACTTTTCCCATTGCTCTTGCCATATCCTCTTAACATAGACCTTACCTATTCTTAATCTCATGCTTGCTTATTTTCATATTGAAGTCTACAATACTTCTCTTTGCTGCACTTTTTGAAAATCTGCCGAATTCTATCTACTATAATTTGTTGTCTTGCGTTTCTTGAATTCTTGTTAGTGCGCTACTTGAGTCTTAACAAATTAtgacctttttttctctgacttCCTCAACCCATTCTAACGCCGTCAGAATTGCCATTAGTTCTCCTGTGTTGTTATGCCATCGGAGCTATAGACAAAATCAGATTGAATTGgaagcaaaataaatttttgaGGCCCCAAGGACCCGCCCCCTCAGCACGGTGCAATCAGTGCTATAAAAGCTTTGCTCCCACGGATAATCCACTCAGACTCTTCAAACTTCTGCCTGGGACTCTGCAGGAGAGGCTGGCTGGGGAGACCAGCAGCCATGCGGGCCTCACATGGGGCTCAAGGCCCACAAGCCACCAGAAGGGAGAAATCTCTCTTCGTCCGAATGACCCGACTGGGTTCAGAGATCTGCCGACTAGAATCAGAGCTAAGTTTGCAGTTCAACTTCTGCGCGCCCAGTCCCTGAAGTAAAGAATGCCAAAACCAGCcttgtttattcttctcagctgttgcaggaagctGATTCCAGACAGCATGGAGCGGCCATAAGCCGATACCTGACTCAGTATCCCAAGCAGCAAAAAACAATCTGGAGTCGCCGCTGCAGGAACTCGAACCGGCCTACCCCGACCACGTTTCGGCTAGCTCAGAGCCGCATGTCTGCTGCTAAGCAGCTATCCCCTGCTTTCCACtgctcttccttggatggccaaagtgaaccAAACTCACACGAcgcaccgacaggtttggcagagaagcaaacagggaaagttaaatggttgtTTGGAAggttggcttctccaaattgtccttaggtgtgagtgtgtgcgtgaatggttgtttgtcctgtttgtctctctgtgttgccctgcgacagactggcgacctgttcagggtgtaccccgcctctcgcccggtgaacactggagataggcaccagcaaccccgcggtttggaaaatggatggatggatgaatggatgtttaGAAGGTTTGTGTGATGCGGTTACATtgagtttttaaacacatggagctaaCCGACGTAGCTCCCGCTAGCATTTTGATATCATGTCATTGCCAATgtgattcgagtgtgtttttatggttataacaaatgttatctccacaagaGTTGTATACACTGATAGGATATTGATGTCTCTGTTACCAAGTATACTCATTGCGACTAAATTAAAGCTGAAGTTTTTTTAAGTTAGCGCTGAAAG is part of the Fundulus heteroclitus isolate FHET01 chromosome 13, MU-UCD_Fhet_4.1, whole genome shotgun sequence genome and harbors:
- the LOC105916761 gene encoding LOW QUALITY PROTEIN: sodium-dependent neutral amino acid transporter B(0)AT1 (The sequence of the model RefSeq protein was modified relative to this genomic sequence to represent the inferred CDS: substituted 1 base at 1 genomic stop codon), whose translation is MTAEGFCVNVNMCALHLLAAYKQXQTHSLCFTVHGFTMRLQLPNPGLEHRIPNYDELEKMEKEEADGRPQWDNKAQYILTCVGFCIGLGNVWRFPYLCQSHGGGAFLIPYLILLVLEGMPLLLMEFAIGQRLRKGSVGVWRAINPYLTGIGIASMLVSFLVGLYYNTLIAWILWYLFNSFQQPLPWTQCPLNGNMTEFVPECQRSSTVDYFFYRETLNSSGSIAESGGIQWPMVVCLLTAWTIVAICCIRGISTSGKAVYVTAILPYIVLGIFLIRGATLKGAVSGIKFLFTPDVEELIKPTTWLDAGAQVFYAFGLAWGGLISFSSYNPVHNNCVQDAVILSVVTGLTSVYAALVTYSIIGFRATEKYDSCITENIVRLLNTFDLPEDNITSSSYDAAFNNLNSSYPDVILGLDLRTCDMQKLLSEGVEGTGLAFIVFTEAITKMPGSPIWSVLFFIMLLCLGLSTLFGNIEGVVVPLKDLRIFPKKWPHEVLTGLTCVVSFIICLLFTQSSGLYWVTFFDNFAGSVPLLTIGFFEMIAVVYIYGIDRFNKDIEFMVGHKPSIFWQVTWRVVSPLIVLVILVFYLVTQAQQKLTYQVWDPDSEEFPALASVEYPSWINAAIFLVAGVPSLAVPVYAICRLIYVSCRKK